aaatatgataaaataaataaaaaatattaaataaattatattttattattatatagaaagtaaatagataattcaacaaaaaaaaaactagatttaaattaaataagtaaAGGGAAAACCACTTGATATTAGTAAAAAATGTGAGTTTGCCTTTAGCTATTGAGTGCACTATTTTggatttcgtaccgtaccggccggtacggtcatAATTTTTCGTGTCCGTATCACCTTCAATTTTAGCTTGTACCGATCTCAATTTTGGCCTGTACCGACCGATATTTCggtctttgtttattttttttttcaaattacaagcttattttttaaccctcaattcatactggactatttataatttatatatatatgtatttatatataatttatttatatatagactattattttagaatataatttttatatatttatatatataatttatttatatatcgactatcccgaaacgttatttCGAAATGATATCAgtattgaaatatttcgttctaatATCTTGACTAATACAACATCCAGTACGGTATCCAAAACATTGATTGAGTGCTCTAAAAAGGTCtgaggcttcgtttggatgctGAAAGCAGATCAGATTAGTTCCTTTTTAAACTTCGTCTGCCATCCAAATGTACTTTTGAGCCGAGTTTCAAACCGTAACTCATTTCTACACTGTAGATGAAAGTGACATTTTCCTACTTTGCAGAGATTCCTGACTCGTCTGcccatttgaatttttttttttttcattccgtTACAACTCCTCTactgtctctccctctctctttcccgtCCTTCTTCCCCAACAATCCCAAAACTACCGTTTCATTCAAAATCCaacggataaaaaaaaaattaaagaaaaagtaatataaaaaataacaataatcaaAGAATACGGacactattcacaattcaaaaaaaaaaaccgtatGGCAATTTTCGATGGCCTGCATGGTCAAGGCTGGCGGCATTGGCTACAGTGCCAATGGAGCCAAATTAAAAATTGGAGTTTCTTGGCGCCAGATACGTGCAGTATTCCGTTTTTACTATAACATAAACAGTATAAAATATTGGTGGGTCccatttattttacaacttttcataaaaatatatctaaaatcatcttaacatccaaacatattttaaactaactttaagTGGACTCCACTAAACTCATtcaataatctcaactcattactatttataaaaaactcaactcatttcaagtcttctcaacatccaaatgcaacctGAAAGTGAAGCCATGGACCGGACATTTTGGGGTATTCAAACAACCGTgacttttcaagtattttagGGCTCCACAACTAAGATTTATTAATGGGCTTTGAGTTCACATATCCGACTTGACCCAGTACATTTAACGGGCCATAAACCCAACGAGCgagaattattaatatttctagGGAGAATTCTGTCAATTCATACACCCCATTCGCAAAACCCTAGGATATAGAAGAGCTTAAAGCCAACACCGTAGCTCTTCGAGCCACTCTCCCATAGCACCAACCATAGTCGCCTTCTTCAGATAAACCCTTGCAAAGCCAACCCCACTGCGTCGCAAAGAATGCCTCCGAAGTTCGACCCCTCCCAGGTTGTGGACGTTTACGTCCGAGTCACCGGGGGCGAGGTGGGCGCGGCGAGTTCACTCGCCCCGAAGATCGGACCGCTCGGTCTCTCCCCGAAGAAGATCGGAGAGGACATAGCTAAGGAGACGGCTAAGGACTGGAAGGGCCTCCGTGTGACGGTCAAGCTCACTGTCCAGAATCGTCAGGCCAAGGTCTCGGTTGTTCCATCTGCTGCCGCTCTCGTCATCAAGGCCCTGAAGGAGCCCGAGCGCGACCGCAAGAAGACCAAGAACATTAAGCATAATGGCAACATCTCCCTCGACGACGTCATCGAGATCGCCAAGGTCATGCGGCACCGATCTATGGCCAAGGATCTTAGTGGCACCGTCAAGGAGATTCTAGGCACCTGTGTCTCGGTTGGATGTACGGTCGACGGCAAGGACCCCAAGGATCTGCAGCAGGAGATCACCGACGGTGACGTCGAGATACCCCTAGATTGATAAATATTGTGAGggttaattttattaatcagtTTTGGATTTTGAAGTTAATTCTTATcggttttgtttctttaatcACGTCTCCGAATACTAGGGTTTACTTCTGGAGCTTGAGTGATTTCCATGAACTGCTGTGGATGCTTTATTTGAATGAAATGTTGGAGTTTTTACATTTCTAATAGGCATCATTGAGCTGACATTGCAGTCATTAGATTCACGCATTCCCTGTTTTAAGTGGGCATTAGTCTGAGTCCTGCGTCACATGAGGCCTTTCGATCGTATATTTGCATTTATGGCAACATGGTATTATGACATAATTATGGAAAGTGGCTGAGGCACGGACAAATACACCAAAGGCTGGTTTTGGATTAACTGTAGACTCAAATATCATAGTTCGAGTCTGCACTAGGTTATCCTGGATTAACTGACATTCCGTTATGGAATTATTATTAAGGTCTCAGAATACTTACTATGATGGTGGGTCATTAATAATGAGTGCTTAAGTGAATAGTTTTTATGTCATTGTTAAGTAATTCATACTTTTGGACTacctaataatttttctttgttatggCAATTGTGGTGTGCCTGGGGTTTACTCCAGGGCCGTGGTTAGGTTCCATGGAGCCGCGTAGAAAAATATAATCACTCGTGATTGGAAGAGATGTCATATTTTTACACATCTTTTTAAATGATTGGGTTTGTGTCAATAGCGTTGCTTATGACTAAATTTTGCTTAGCTGGTGAGGTTCAGTTTTACTTTATCGCTTGAAATTACAttcttgtattttgttttacttgtggatgcctttttttttgtaagttttttattgGTCTATCCTGTGTTACCTGAGGCGAATGGCATTCCATTACTGATGTCTCTTCGCCGATACCCGACGTAGACCCCGCTTCAAATAAcccagatttccttttgacctGTCATACTCTCCTAGATCTTGTTATAGGGACAGGGCCGAATCtgattttctgttttcttttatctGAGTTTAAAGGATTCGGGCCTATCTTAGTCTTGTTTCTTACAACTTTGTTGCCTCCAGCTGAAAGCAGGTCTATTTTCGTAGATTACTTGTGTATACTTATTAGTGAGCTGTAGGAATGCTATACGTCAAATTTGGTTTATACATTAGGGGCTTCCTTCTCCTATCTTAGGATTCCTTAACGGGTacatttaaaaattactttccCATAATTAGAGCTTCCCCCtgatttttaatgatatattaaacATGTTTCGGGGAACCTTTCAAGTGATgccattttatcatttatttgaaCTTCTCAATCTTTCCTCATTCTTTTATCTCAAACCCTTCTTTCTGAATGTATCAATTTAATCTGTTACATAAAGACCACTCGACAATTGATTAAAAATGGGAAGAGGATTGTGTACCTAGGGTATCATAGATGATACTGTATCACCCAATTCATGATAAgaattcattaatttatttcaaactACTTTATTGTACTTTTTAAAGTTCATGGAGGTTAAATGTAATTATGTCTATCCATAGTAAATTTACCCTTGTGAGAATCTAGAATTGAGTGATGcactgaaaaaaatatattcagtTCGGTTAAATATGTGGTGcttttgttgttgattttgaTCTGGAGGAAACCTTGCTTTTCCATCTGCTTAGGTTATGAGTTGAGCTGGGAGCTGCTATGTTGGCAACCTTGTTTCACTTGGTGCCTTAGAAACAGAGGGAACCGTCCGGTATTGGGGGTATTTGTCTGGTGTCAATTGCGTTTGTTTAAAGTTATAGCttgatttgtaattatattGGGCGTTTATGCTGGATTCCTAGCATTTGTTGCATGCATAGATACATATCCATTTTCTCAGACTTAAAAGTTCTAAGGAGCATTGTGAAGAAAGTAATGGGCATGTTTGCTGATTGTAGAGTCCCGAGCAGTCGCATTAATGATATTCCTTGGAAATATTGTGCATTCACCATGTCATTGGCAACTCAAATCTCTACAATCTTTTGGTTGCTAAGCAATTTGGAGCTAACGTATTTTGTGAATTTGGTCATGTTAAATGGGTTGCTTTTTGCATGTCCTAGTTATATTCTCAGTTGGAGTTTTGTACGCAATAGAGAACATTGTCCGGGTATTCTTAGGTAATTGCTGCAGAAGAAGCTCGTTGTGTGGCGTGCGTTTATAATCATGCTTGTTGTGTTGATCTATGTATGGTATAGTGCACTCAATTTGGCAAATAACGAGCACCCTTCTGTAGTAACTTTCCTGATGCCCCTGAACAGAAGTTTGAAATTGCTTTACATTTTAGATAAATGTCATCCACTAGCCTTGTAATCATTTTCATCCCATCATCATAAATAGCTTTGGCCTTTTTCATGatctttttatgtaaatatcaagtaaattgtaaaatcattatatcattgttttataaaatattctacCCTCACTATAATTTTAagatgatagtttttttttttgacatatTGTAAGATGATAGTTGAAAAGATGATGTTGATTTATAACATAGACAGctcctttttatatttttagtggagaatattttacaaaaacgatataattattttacaatttattttataacattatgagtatttttttttcaaattacatgaGAAGATTATAGTTGAAAAGATGACACggaattataaaacaaaaagctCCTTTTACAATTAAATTCTAATTGGAgaaaagtttataaaataagaaaaaaaatatttacaatttatgttATAAAGAAATATCTTCAATTTaatagatttatgaaaaattatacaaaagctacgttttaatatttttctattaaaaattctCTCAGGGTTATTTTAcagtttttatataaatatatatatatatatataaagataatgataaataaaaggATATTCTTGACCTTTCCTTAATGATAGCGTCGAACCAATTTCTGAAGGCATTTATCATAAATTGAAGTAATTCTAGtgtgtttttttaatcatttatcgAATCGTTTCAATGGTTGATTCAGATCGATTCAagatattgtttattttttggattgtatttaaaaatgactttttttttcccttcttgaACGTATGatataactaaatatatattaatttttcttatccTTATAAAAAGAGTGGTGCTATATGCTGGGGCATATAATGGAACCATACACGGATCAGaccaatttttttccctttcggCCCTTGCCCCGATCAATTCCCTTCAAAacagaaatgatatttgaaggCGTAGAATATTCAAGTAGTGAGtaatctttttaagaaaaagtgaGTTAATacaagattcacatgaaaaaaaaattaattttttaataatagactccactctttttcgaAACGATTGCAAGATGATTGTGCACTTcataactgtatataacattactttatacAAAAGGTCTATACGGCTgtacaaaaacttgaaaatctGACTATCCATCGTTGGAGCCGGAGCTCCAATAAAATGAAGTtggagttgatttttttttttttttagttagagtcggagttggagctgTGTTCTGATTGACTTTGCTCCGATTCGACTTCGACTATGATttatacatatgttataaaaatatgtattatttatatattgatcatatatactcatataaaaagtttaaaacttatatagttaaattcagcAATATaatagtatgtgttaattattataaaataatatgcgtatactataatataaatagactaagtTTAGAACATGTAAACATCATAATATTACTACAGTTTAACATACACAAGCAAGTATAGAAAAAAGCTAAATAGTAGTACAATAGCATGTAGTATACGTCTAAGatagaaataagttaaatactagtataataacatgtaattaaaacaaaatatagtataagcttaagttaaaaataagtctagtataacaAATTAATAACACATGATACTACAGtaaaattatatgtaattagacactagtgaATTAGTAATCCTTAATAGTCAATACtagtaattaaatttaatgttgaaaataattgtaaaaattaaaaataaaaacattatggCTAAAATAAAGCTTATGATTAAATTTGTGGTTTATAAAAAAGGGTGGTTTAGGGTTTATGAAAAAAGCCTAAAAGAGGGTTTAGGGTGAATAAAAAAATGGGTTTAGAAGCCAAAAGGGACAAAACGACATTGTTTGATCAAAAATCTCAACACAGCTAAACTTCAAGTAAAACGACACaaatttataggaaaaaaaggATGCCGTTAAGATTGGTTAGAACTGAGGGTTCCTACCCCCTGTCCCGGGCCCCAACGACCTCATTAGCCACTCACTATCAATCTCACTCTCTCAAACCTGTGGGCacgaagaaaaataaactcatgggctgtcacttctctctctctctctctccccctccctcttctccctcttctccctctgtCCGACCATCATTTTGTAAGAGGCTCTTGGTTGTAAGGCGGGAGGAAGAAGAATGTAATAGAAATAACTGCTATTCGCACATCGAAACAGTGCGTGGAAGAGCTTTAATGAAATGGTGCATAGAAGCTTGACACGGGCAACAGTGATTTGCACTAAATATGGCATCATATTGAATGTATTTTTgcaataaaatgatgagttgtAATAAGAATTAGTCGTATGTATAAAAGATACTAGTAGTGTATTCTGAAGTTAGTTTTTGGATGTTAAGTGTGAATTGTTTTGGAGTTTGAGAGATTACTAGAAAATCCTTTCTAAGAAATGATAATGGTTTCTTGGTTTTCATCTCAAGTTCTTGAAAGGGTTTTGATTTGTTCTTGAGTTTTCTTAATTGTTCTTGATCACAATTCTAGTTACTTGGCTGGTGGAGAAGCATATacataacaattggtatcagagatgATGATCCTCCCATGGCAGAGAACACGTGTGCATCAATTCTAAAGGCACAACAACAAGAAGGTATTTTGAGGCAGCAAGAAGGAGTTATGAAACAATTGGAAGAACACCATCATGCTATCAATGGCATTACGGGCACATTAAACCAACTTACCGATATGCTTCGAACTTTAGTAGAACATCAACAAGTTAATTCTCTTCCTAGTGGTTCTGGTGGGGGTAGAGAAGAGAATCATGAAGAAGGGGATGTCTAGAAAACATAAGTTGAGTTGTTTTATGGGTGGGTTAAAAGATGAGATTTGATTGCCTATTCGAATGATCAATCCCATTAATTTGAATGTTGCCTTTTGCCTTGCTAAGACTCAGGCGGAATATTTGTTGGCTTCAAGGAAGTCTTGGAGGAACGATATAGTGTATGCGAATAAAAATCATTCTAAAGTTGGAAAGGACAGTACTAAGATAAAGACGAGTAATGTGCCTATAAAGAAGATTTTCTCATCTCAAATAGATGAGAAAAGGAGGAAGGGTCTCTGTTATCATTGTGATGAGAAGTAGAGTCCAGCTCACTTGTGTAAAAGTCCTAAGTGTACTTATTGCAAGTTGAGTATGATGATTTGCAGCAGCTGGTATTAGAAAAGAGTGAGGGGCCGACTAGTGTTGAAGAATTGCAGGAAGATGAGGCTGGGGGTTTAGAGGTTTCTATCAATGCAATTCTAGTTGTTCTAATAATAATGTTATGAGATTGCATGGTAGAATTGGGACATGTGTTGTGGAAATTTTGGTAGACTCGTGGAGTACACACAATTTCTTGGATCCTTTAGTGATTCAAGAAGCTAAACTGAAGTTTGAAAGAGATTCTTACTTGTAGGTCAGGGTTGCTAAAGGGGATAAGATCTTGAGCCAAGGGAAAGGTGAAGAAATAATTAGAATCCCAGGGTCCAAGTTTTCAATGCCTTTTCATGTGTTAGGTtgagtggtgttataacaccacaACACATTCGTCTATCAGAATTACCCCTTTTGAGACTCTTTATGGGTATGACCCTCCTAAATTGCTAGCATACATTCTAGTCACCTCCACTAATGATGCAGTTGATAGTCAACTAAGATCAAGAGAAGAGCTACTATCTTTGTTGAAGGACATGCATAAAGCCCAACacatgatgaaattttatgctAATAGAAACAAAACTGAGAGGAGCTTCGAGGTGGAAGATTGGGTTTTCCTAAGACTCCAATCTTATAGACAGAAGACTGTGGTGATGAGGCAAAATATGGAGTTGGCTCCTAGGTTCTATGGACCTTTTCAGATTGTACAAAAAAATTGGTTCAGTGGCATATAAGCTCAACTTTCCCATCTCTTCGAGGATACACTTAGTTTTTCTTGTATCCtgtttaaagaaaaagattggcCAGAATTTCACTTCCTTGCCAATTTTACCTCCAACAGACTTACAAGGAAAAATTCAACCAGAACCTCAAGAGGTTTTAGACAGAAGAATGAGGAAGAGGGTGGAACCGTGCAATGATAGAAGTTTTGATTAGGTGGGTGGGTGCTCCAGTGGAGGTTAGCTCATGGGAATGCGTATGGAAATTGAGGCAACTTTACCCACACCACAAGGTCCTCTGAAGGGGGAGAAGTATGTTAAGGCCTTGTGGGCAAGTCCTTTAAGAGGGGAGAATGTAAGAGGCTCTTGGTTGTAAggcatgaagaagaagaatgtaACAGAAATAACTGCTATTGGCACATTGAAACGGTGCGTGAAAGagctttaatgaaacggtgcgtgGAAGCTTGACACGGGCAGCAGTGGTTTTCACTACATACAGCATCGTATTGAATGTATTTTTGCAATAAAATGATGCGTTGTAATGATAATTAGCCGTAGGTATAAAAGATACTTGTAGGGTATTCTGAAGTTGGTTTTTGGATGTTAAGTGTGAATTGTTTTGGAGTTTGAGAGATTACTTGAAAatctcttccaagaaatgataATGGTTTCTTGGTTTTCATCTTGAATTTTTGAAAGGGTTCTTGATTTGTTCTTGAGTTTTCTTAATTGTTCTTGATCACAATTCTGGTTACTTGGCTGGTGGAGAAGCATATACATAacacatttttctctctttttcctccCGTCAGGCTGCTGTCACTGCCCCTCGTTGTCGGCCACCACTGTCCCTCCCCGCTGGTTTCTTCTCCTCCAGGCATCCTCGACGTCTTCCCTCTcagtattttttcaaaatgttagattttttttttagtttcttagATCTATTATACTCCAGAGTCCAAGCCAAATATCATTTGCTGATCTTTTTTGTGTATTTCCTCCTATGCATCATTGAGATAATGTTTGTACTTTGTACCGAATTGGAATCGGAGTTTAGATTCGAACTCTTAAAAGTTCAGAGTTTGGAGTGGACTTGGATTCTAGTGCTAAGAAAGGATACAAAAATTTAGAACATAAAACATGAAATTATTTACTCtatttattcaaatataagACATTAGGAGagacattaatattttatattcaaagttgtaattgtataaaaaatgttatattatttatcttcGTCATAGACCGGAATGTTTGAGACAAAAATGTTGATaattgagtttaaataaaagaattacatgTTTATTGAAACTATTTAGATTCGTATCATATTCTTATTGAAACTAGTCAATCAGTTCATATTGTAAAATcctttttacataattttaaatgcTTATAATgcattatgta
This genomic interval from Juglans regia cultivar Chandler chromosome 3, Walnut 2.0, whole genome shotgun sequence contains the following:
- the LOC108985811 gene encoding 60S ribosomal protein L12, giving the protein MPPKFDPSQVVDVYVRVTGGEVGAASSLAPKIGPLGLSPKKIGEDIAKETAKDWKGLRVTVKLTVQNRQAKVSVVPSAAALVIKALKEPERDRKKTKNIKHNGNISLDDVIEIAKVMRHRSMAKDLSGTVKEILGTCVSVGCTVDGKDPKDLQQEITDGDVEIPLD